From the Bos javanicus breed banteng chromosome 7, ARS-OSU_banteng_1.0, whole genome shotgun sequence genome, the window GCAACTGCCCCCAGCTCACCCGCAAAAGAAAGTTTTGTGAATATCTCACTAAAGGATTCCCTCAACTCTGAAACTGGCATCAATCTACTGGTCATTCAATGAGGAGACGGGTCTGATATCACAAAACTAGTGACTGGCAGGGCCAAGCATCAGATTCTGTTTAATGGCAAAGCTTGTGCTCTTTCTACTATATTGCTCTCTTGTCTAACTAACATAACTGGAGTGgatgcaaagaaaaacaaaaaaatgaaaatgaaaacagctaGGATAGAGAACCTAGCTTGGTGCCTGGCAATGCACAGGAATGGTCATCACATGTGAGCTTTATGGCATTATTTGTAAATGAGGCCTGAGGGGTGGATAGGCAGTAGGCACTGCAGGCTGAGGGATAACAGGATGGAGCATCTCAGGGGTGGATTGTTTTCCAGATAAGTAACTGGGATCATGGAACTACGATTCTTCAGGGCTAGGCTAGGAAATGTGAACCTCTTTCTGAGAGCAGTAGAGATCTATAAAAGAATCTTAGGGGACAGATGTTTGAAAGCCCAGAATCTATGGGAAGCAGTGGGACAGTCAGTTGGAGTCAGCACAAGCACCAGAATGCTCTAGGATGAAGTACAAAAGTCTAGTTGGCATTCACCCTAAATTAGGAAACTCCCTAGGCAAGTCTATTCCTACATAGAAATCAAACAGGCACCCAAATGCCAAAAAATGGGGGGCTTCTTTGTTAAGCTACCAACATTGGGGTGGTCATGACAGCATCATTTGCATCTCTCCAGTTACTAGGTACAGTTGTCAAGCAGCAAGCTGATGTAGGAGAAACACAGTCTCTACTTGCCCTCTTCCAAGGAGTCACAGCATTGCACATACATCCTCCATTTAGGAGCATTTGTCCATGTGAATTCATGTAGACTTAATGAGTAtgtttaaagtttattttctgtcagGCACGGTGCTAGACTTAAAGGAAGTGATAGTGAACAGGCTCCACGTGATCTCTAATCTCAGGGACCTTACAGAAAAGAGGAAGATAAAGTCCAGTAAACAATTCCCAAAAGCAGTGTGATTTAGGAAGTAAAGAACCTCATTTCTGGCTTCCATCGTGGATAGAGAAAACTGGTACACTTTGCTGCTACcacagcaacaagaaaagcctGAATAATTGGCAGAAACATAAATTTCTTGGAGGGAAGGGATTGTTAGGGAGTTTAGGacagacatgtacacattgctatattttaaatggataggacttccctggtggtccatgggttaagaatctgcctgccaacatagggaacatgggttcaatccctggtccaggaagagtccacacgtcacggggcaactaagaccatgagccacaactactgagcctgcgctctaaagccagtgctctgcaataagagaagccaccacaatgcgACGCCCGTGCCCCTGCTCAtcgcaattagagaaagcccacatgcagcaacaaagaactgcctcagccaaaactaaataaaaattttattagaataaataaaaaatgaagtggataaccaaggacctactgtatagcacagggaactctgctcaatgttatgtggcagcctggatgggatgaGAGTTagaaggagaatggatacacgtatacatatggctgagtcccttccctgttcacctgaaactatcacaatattgttcattttctataccccaatataaaattaaaagtgtaaataaaatataaaaagaaacacacacacacaaaaaaaaaacccacataacTTTCTTGAACCCAGAAAGTGTAACCAACTAACCTGAAATCTAGGGGATGAGATATGGACAGAGATATGGATATGAGCACTGGCTCACCCATAGCACAGGATGAAGACAAGAGAGTAAGATGCGTGCTAGAATTTGTAATCAAGTGCTAAATGCCAGACATGTGTCTGATAGAGACTCTGGAAGCTTCACACACAAGGCAAGTTCTAACCCACTCAAGATTCTTCTTGCACCACCAGGCACTCATAAGGAAGATTATGGAGAGGGCCAGAGATGGGGAGAAAGTGTCCCTCCTCAGCCAGATCCACAGAATCACTAGGACATGTTCTATCTTCTAAGTTACTACAGACAACATTACCACCAGTGGTTTCCCTACCACATAACCACAAAGCCTTTTCCTAACCTCTAGCGGCAGTTTTCTCACCATATTTATAGCCATTAAGTTTCCTCACCCTTCTCATCTGCTTACTTGCTCCAAAGTTCTAAAGTCAATGCCACACTTTAAGCTTTTGTTTCAGCCACATCCTATTTCTGATACAAACGTCTGCGTCAGTTATGTATTGCTGCCTAACCAGCTTATATGCTCACAGTTCTTTGAGTCAGCATTTGAGATGAACTCAGCTGGGCAGTTCTGATACCCAGGGTCATTCATGAGACTTAAGTCACCTGATGGCTTGTCTGGAGTCAGATGGTCTAAGAAGGCCTCACTCACCTGTCTGAGGATTGTTGCTGACCATCAGCAAATCCTCTCTATGTGGAGTCTACTCCTAGAAGAGGCTGGCCCAGGTTTCATCATGCTGCCAAGAATCTAATCTTGAGCTAAAAGATGGCAAAGGCtaatgtgtttttcttctttttttaatcatttacatttggctgcactgggtcttcgttgcttacTCTCATTGCAGTAAGCAGGGGCTCCTGTCTagtgcagtgcacaggcttctcactgcagtgggttctctttgttgcagagcacaggctctataggATGGGCAGTTTTCAGTTAActtcagctcccaggctctagagcacagactcaatagttgtagcTCACAGAGTtgccccatggcctgtgggatctttctggaccagggatcaaaccagtgtcccctacactggcaggtggattctcaaccattggaccaccagggaagtcccccaatgTGTTTTTCTAGCTTCTATTTCTATCATGTTTGATAATGTTTCACTGACCAAAGAAAGTCATGTGATCAAGTTCATCTTCAAAGGGTAGAGAAATAAACTCCACCTCTTGATACGAGGAGCATCAAAGTCACACTGAAGAGAGGTGTGCATAAGAGAATGGATGAAATTACCATGTAGCAATCTACAACATCgctattcacacacacaaaataaagcaAGACAAAACATAAGAAATTACTCACCCACTAATACAGCTATAAACAAATTGACAGTAGCATGTGCTGTCCAGGATATGAAGCACATGAAACTTTACTGATGTGGTGGTTGGTTGTTTACTTGCTGAGTCATATCCAACACTTTctcaaccccacggactgtaccctgccagactcctctgtctatgggatttcccaggcaagaatactggagtgagttgccattcccttcaccaggggatcttcccagcccaggaactgaactgccATCTccgcctggtggctcagaggttaaagcgtctgcctccaatgcgggagacccgggtttgatctctgggtggggaagatcccctggagaaggaaatggcaacccactccagtgttcttgcctggagaatcccatggacggagaagcctggtaggctacagtccacggggttgcaaagagtcagacatgactgagcgacttcactttctttctttttctttctttctttctttctctttcccattgAAAGTGATTTGCTCCTTTACCatttaaccactgagtcaccagggattcCCAATTGTTGATGGAAGTACGAATTGTTTCAACCACTCTGGAAAACTGTTTAGCAATATCTACTGAAGCTAAAAATATGCCTATGcaatgacccagaaattccacgtCTAGGTtttatacccaagagaaataagaaGATATGTTCACAATAAGATGTACACAAGAATactcatagcagctttattcataacagcaTTGGCAAAGAACCCAGATGTCCATGAACAGAGTGAAATTTTTTAACTGTAGTgtattcagacaatggaatattacacagcaatTTTAAAAGAGCTCTACTGATAATGTGACAAAGAAAGTTCATAGGCACTATATTAAGTGAAAACATCAGACACAAGAAGGCGTACTGTGTGGTTCTATTTTTctgaacaagaaaaacaaatctatGGTGCTAGAAGTCAGAATACTGGTTAACTCTGGAGATGGGGCTTATCAACCTGGGCTGGGCCCAAGAGGACTTTCTGGAAAgatagaatattttctttttgatgtgggTGGTATGAAAgtgtcactcaatcgtgtccaactttgtgaccctatgaactgtaggccaccaggctctctgtccatggacttctccaggcaagaatactgcagtgggtagccactcccttctctagagtggtatagatatagatataaaattcACTGAGGTGAACACTGAGACTTATGGACTTTTACATAAGTTATGTCTCAATTAAAGAActttaagggaattccctggcagtccagtggttaggactctgcactttcactgccaagggtgtgggttcaatcctttgtcaggaactgagatcccacaaagcctttcagagtggggaaaaaaaaaaaaaactttgaaacacaaaaacagaactTTGAGTACAGGGGAAAATGGAGAACAGCTCCCTGCAGTGAAGTTCTGTAGAGAGAGCCAAACTGTCACTTACCACCTGCAGGACCTCAGTTAACTCAACTtatcaggcctcagtttcctcatctgtgaattgGGTATAATAACAGTACCTTCCTCAAAGTGTCATTGTAAGGACTAAATAACTTAAAAGATACAAAGTTTAGGGTAGTAACTATAATACTATCTAGCAATAATAAGCATAAATAATCATTTGCTATTATGATGACGAATGGCTAAATATTCATTGCTAGGGAGAAAGATGGCCACTATAAGAATAAAAGGAACAATTAACTGAAAGCTTACAAGATGTCAAAAATCTTTTAATTCCATtgcttcaaaatatatgaaatttaaaatgaacagaattaAAAGACTCATTCAGCAATTCATACGTATGGTGGGAGAGTTTAACTTTCTCAGTAAACGACAGACTGGAAACTGCTAAGGACTAAATGTTGGTGCTCCCAGGAGTTGACATGCTGAAGCCTAACTCCCAAGgggatggtgttaggaggtgaggcccttgggaggtgattaggtcatagggatggagccctcatgaatgggatcagTGCCCTTACAAAAGAGACCCCAGGGAGCTCTCTTGCTctccttctgccatgtgagacATGGCAAGAAGATGGCCATttatgaaccaggaagtggggCCTCCCCAGACATCAAATCTGCCAGCcgtgatcttggacttcctatCTCtaggaactgtgagaaataaatttctgttgtttgtaagccacccagtatttttgttatagcagcctgagctaagacagaaaccagtattttaaaatgtgtaaaagaCTTTTATACACAAAGAGCATGCTCCATCTAGTGGACATCTGTAGGATACAATACATTGATTTCCACTGTTCAAGAAGCATTTCTAAAAATGAATCATATATTAAGTGCATCAGTTAGAGACTGCATTCAGCCACAATAAAcccatccctgccctcccccagattcccctccccccaaaaaagacaaTGTCATGTACCAGTAAGAAGTGCATCTTTTTCGTGTAAACAAGATGTccagaaacaaacaacccagggCTGGTACACCCTCACGAGGGTACCAACCGGGGAACCAGGATGGTTGTAGCTCTGGCCAcagtctattattttttaatctattatttttatatgtttaatttgGCAGCACCATAcagttgtgggatcttagttccctgaccagggtcaaACCCTCAGCCCTGTATTGGAAgctcaaagtcctaaccactggaccactagggaagtcccccacaCTCTAGACTGTGGCTTTTGCCCTTGTGGTCACAGGATGCCTCCTCTAGCACCAGATATGGTGCCCGCTTGTACAAAAGGCAAGAAGgagagaaagtgaaagcgttagtcgctcagttgtgtctgaagactctttgtgaccccatggactgtagtccgccagactcctctgttcatggaattctccaggcaagaatactggagtaggtagccatccttctccaggggatcttcctgacccagggattgaagctgggtctcccgcattgtgggcagatttttcaccgtccgagccaccaggaaaggaggagggggaTCTGGCTAAATGAAACCATTCCTTTGTGACATCTTCCCCAGGACTCACACTCAATGATGTCTCCTGCTGGCCAGGACTGGAGAAGTGGCCTCCCCTGCCAGCAAGAACGACAGGGAGGTGGAAGTATCTTAATCATGCACATTCCCTGATGGTGTAGTGGTTTGAATGTGGCCCcgaccaccaccatcaccaaaaGACATGCCCACCCAGAAACTCTGGTGGTGAACTCAGTTGGAAAAGAGTCTTTGTAGATGTCATTaaattaaagatcttgagatgaggCCATCCTGGGTATCTGGGTAGACCCTAAATCCGATgatgtgtccttataagagacacttaggagacacaggagaggacACTGACACACAGAGGAGAAGGCCGTATGAAGATGGAGGCAGCGACGGGGACGACACTGCTACAAGGCAAGGCACACCTGCGGCCACCAAAAGTGGGAAGAGGCAAAGAAGCCTCCTCTCCTAGAGACTTTAGAGGGGACGTGgccctgcagacaccttgattCAACTTGTGCCCTCCACAAGTGTGAGAGAAtaaaattctcttgctttaagccacaaaatatatatatatacattgcaTAGTCTCAAACTGAACAAATAAAACCTAGGTGCTTTTGCAAGTAAGAAGGGGCAGTTTTGGCAGGCAACTACCGAGACatgccattttccaggcaagagtactggagtgggttgctttttccttctccaggggatcttcccaacccagggatcaaacccaggtctcccgcattgcaggcagacactttaccgcctgagccatcagggaagccctagcccTAAAAGCAAATCTCCACAAATACTTAACATTCAACAACATAAAGATCACACACTCTGCTTGtggtgtgttatgtgtgtgtgtacacgtgctcagtggtgtctgagtctttgtgaccccagggactgcagcctaccaggatccatgggatttcccagggaagaatactgaagtgggttgccatttccttctccaggggatcttcctaacccagggatacaCCCCtcctctcctacattggcaggcaattcttcaccactgagccaccatataGGATGTCACTAAAGGAGTACTATGGGAGATGATTACGGCCCCAGATGTTTAGTCTGTAGAAACAGGAAGTTCATCAGCAAGGGGCCCTTCCATGGGAAGAGACACAGATAAAGGAAGGTTGTCAGTCCTGACGTTTTCTCCCCTGGCGTGAATCCTCTTGTGCACGCTGAGTGAAGAGCTGTGTCGGAAGGCTTTGTCACACTGAGTGCATTCGTAGGGTCTCCCCGTGGTGTGGGTTCTCACATGGACGATGAGGTGCGAGGACTGGCCGAAGGCTCGCCCGCACTGCGGACAGACGTAGGGCTTCTTGCCGGTGTGGGTCCTCGCGTGTTTCCTGAGGGATGAGGGCTCCCCGAAGGCTCGTCCGCACTCTGGGCACGGGTAGGGCTTCTCTCCGGTGTGGATCCGCATGTGACTCTTGAGGGTGGAGAGCCGACTCAGGACCTGCCCGCAGGTGGCGCACTCGTACAGCTTCTCACCAGTGTGGATCCTCTTGTGCACGTTCAGGTTGGTGCTCGTGCGGAAGGGCTTCCCGCAGTGGTTGCACTGGTAGGGCTTCTCTCTGGTGTGGGTGCGCACGTGCGTCTTCAGCGACGAGTGCTCCCGGAAGGTCTTCCCACAGTGGCCGCATTCGAAGGGCTTCTCTCCGGTGTGGGTCCTCATGTGGCTCCTCAGGGAGGATGGCTGGGTGAAAGCCTTCCCACAGTCCTTGCATGAGTAGGGCTTCTCGCCCATGTGGTTCCTCTGGTGCAGGATCAGGTTGAAGTTCCTCGTGAAGGTCTTCCCGCACTGGCTGCACTCGAAGGGCTTCTCGCCGCCGTGGGTCTTCAGGTGGCGCCGCAAGTTGGAGAAGTACTTGAAGGCCTGCCGGCACTCCTGACACTCGAAGCACTTCTCCGCGGTGTGCGTCTTCTCGTGACGGATGAGCTCGGAGCTGTACCTGAAGGATCTTGCACATTTGTCGCACGTGTAGGTTTTATCCCCGCTGGGGACTTTCTCGGGCACGATGAGGCGGGTGGTCCGGAGGAAGGATTTTCGGCTCTCTCGGCCTTCAAAGGGGTTTCCTTCAGTAGGAAATCCCGGGTACTGAAAAAGCGGTTTGATGCTGTCAAAGGGCTTCCCAAGCTCATCGTATTTATAGAGGTTTTCTCCGACCTGAGGTGGCTCCTGTCAATTGAGGAAAATGGGAAGACCAGAGGCTTTACTGCAGTCACAGGTATTCTCCCACAAGCAAACTGTGTGTAGGAGAGAGGCGGTCCTATAGCTCAAACTTTTACCGACCTAGTGTATCTCTGCCATTGCTACCCTGAGTTCCTTCAAGAGGATACTCTGCCACAAAGAGCCATCATTTTCATTACCTTCATGGGACTTCTtagaagaagattttttttttaattgttaaaggCTAAATTAAGTCTTGAATGTTCTACATCTATGTCAGATTTACAAAAATGGTAAACTttgcactgtttacaacagccaagacatggaagcaacctaaatgtacatcgacagagggatggataaattAGATAAAgtaatggactactactcagccattaaaaagaatgaaataatgccatttgcagcaacacggatggacctagagatggtcacatctgagtcagagaaggagaactaTCGTATGACGTCCATTgtaaatggaatctaaaaagaaatgatataaatgacctcacttgcaaaacagaaacagactcacagacttaacaGTACAACCTTTGGATGGTTGCTGGcccggcgggggaggggggtgggcggagggggaggaagcagggggtggggacaggaagggacagttagggagtagGGAATTTGGGTAGCGATGGACatgatggacatgtacacactgctatatctaaaatggataacaaaaggacctactgtatagcacaggaaactctgctcaatgttatgtggcagcctggatgggaggggagtgtgggggagaatggagacatgcatatgtatggctgagtcccttcactgttcacctgaaactgaaCATTCTCCTGAAACACAATACTGTTAACcggctataccccaacacaacaTACAAAGGTTTTAAAAACGGCTAGCTTTGGGGACTCTGTTAAGATACATCTTGATCTACATTTAGAGGTTTTCCCCCCAATTCATGACATTCATAGACTCTCTCCCAACAAACTGCTTTCTCCTAGGTGAGTACCACTGGCCTTGAGTctctctctgagcttcctgaGTTTCTAGCCTCCAGCAATCCCAGGCTTTTCCTACTGTAGAGGACCAAGAATAATCCCTTTATGCCTTACCCTTTTCATGCCAATGGATGGAATTGCCGCCAAAATATCTTGATTAGGAATTGAGTCTTGGTGTTGAAAGTGAGGACCTGGAATGAATTAAGGGGGAGGAAATATCAAGTGCACAGGGAAGGAAACTCTGGGATAAAAAGGACCAGTAAGCTAGATAcatgcacatttttttaaaatattaatcctAAATATGTGAAGAAACTGAATAAGAGGAAcatatcaggacttccctggtccagtggttaagacaccatacttccaatgcaaggggtccaggtttgatctctggttggggaactaagatctcacatgccacatgatgtagccaaaaaataaaaatttttttttaaaaaaaaaggaaaatattaaggagcaaaaacaatttttaaggtGTTTGGCTATGTGAAGAGTTAAGAAGTAATCACAGGAACAAGGAGTGGAAATCGTAGataattttctaagaaaagaTTCCATGAAGACTGAGCCTGATGTTGAGAGAAAGTCTTAGTTAAAAACAGAGTGGGGAGGAACTGGATGAAATATACACATGAAAGTGCTAAATGTAAATAGGAGGTAGGATAATTTACTATGTTCTATGAAACCAGAGTAAAGTATTAGAGGTAAAAAGgcaagggaaagaggaaagaaagtgaaatttacTGAGGAAGCTCAACCCAACAGCCTTCCCCATCAAGGATTCTGAAAGTGTTTCTAAATCTAACACACTCATCTTAGCGACCAGAGCAGGTGCTCCCCTCGCCTGCCTGGTGCTCACCTAAGTGGGCTCCTGGGAAGATCCCTCTCTCTGTGACGCACAGCTCTTCTCTTTGCTCCAAATGGGAAGACATCCTGGTTTTACAGAGTTGATCACCTGCTCATGGGAAAAGATACAGGGTGTGAGCAGACTGTGCCTGCCACGCAATTGGGGCTGATACTCTAAAGTCTTCAGGGTCAATGCAGATGGGAACAGCAAAAAGGCACGCCTACATTCTGATGTAGGCTTCCTTCACAAAGGAACTAAAGTGCAAGCTCCCTCACTGGGTCCCGAAGAACAGTAGGGCTCTCTAATCCCCACAACCCAGGGCCTGGCTCAAGGAGGCACTTAAGGAGCCCAGGGAGAGCAGACAGGCCTTCATTTCCATAAGGAAGCCACAAGACCATAATGAGCACCATGAGGTGCTATCTCTTCACTGGTCTGTCTCTTCACCTCTGGATTCCCCAGACCAGCACAGTTCTGGGAACCCCCAGTGGCTGCAAGAATGTGTGCATGAAGCAGCAAGGCTGGCCTTACCCACAGAGGCCAGGTTCCTGTAGTTCTCCAGCATCACGTCTCTGTAGAGGCTTTTCTGGGCAGAGTCTAGAAACAGCCATTCTTCCGGTGTGAACAGCACAGCCACATCCGCGAAGGTGACTGGCTCCTAAAATATACATCCAAGGGTTCAGCCAGAGGCCAGGGGTTCAGCCAGAGGCCAGCGCCCCCAGGACTCGAGAGGACAGTGAGGGGCTTGCAGGCCTGGGGAAGGGAGACTCCCACACACAGGATGTTCAGATATGGTTCTAAGGTCCCTCAGCTCAGGCCTCAGAACTGGaacttttctccatctattcttCCCTCCAAAAATGAGAGCATCCCGAAGTGTGGCAGCCAAGGACCTCAACTTCatgacatgacttagctactaacaactagccaggacttccctggtggcatagtgggtaaaaatctgcctgccaatgcaggggacacaggttcaattcctggtccgagaagatcccacatgccacagactaagcccacgtgccacaactactgaagcccgtgcacccagagcccatgcgccacaagaagagaagccagtgcaatgagaagcccgtgcactgcaacgaagagtggcccttgcttgctgcaactagagaaagcctgagcgcagctacaaagacccagtgcaggcaaaaataaataaatgatttaaaataaaacaacaactaGCCTGGAAATCCTTGCCCCTAACCCCAGGGTCCAGCAAGTGAAGTCACTGCTCACCCACCACTAGAGGCCCAGTGCCTGGAAGCCTAGACACCAGCCCTGTGGGGTTGAGAAGCTCCCAGACACGGGGAGGGGACAAGGAGGCAAAGCAGCAAGAAGAGCAAGGACTTCTTGCTTACCTGTGGATAGGTGGTCAGTCCCCCAGGAGTCATGGCTTCTTCTTCTATGCTCCCCTTCTGGAGCCAGGCAGGGCCTTGAGCGGACAGAGCTGCAGGAGAATAGGAGAGCCATGAGGGTCTCAGCAGCAGGGCTGAGGCTGCCCACCTTGACTGTGAGTGACCACAGGTGCACACACTCCCttggacaaa encodes:
- the ZNF333 gene encoding zinc finger protein 333 isoform X2; protein product: MESVTLEDVAMELIQEWTLLDDAGRNLCRHVLQDNCRTPAPRDWESQFTPKEPTSLQDISEENSSYNLQMGPELDLKIEIKSEMEEEVMPPAPEDWSALQQSSEYAVGLGSGLPGGPQPLPRRPKVQDMSGLKVAVQMQRVATLEPALGLPRLWRAGGAALSAQGPAWLQKGSIEEEAMTPGGLTTYPQEPVTFADVAVLFTPEEWLFLDSAQKSLYRDVMLENYRNLASVGDQLCKTRMSSHLEQREELCVTERGIFPGAHLGPHFQHQDSIPNQDILAAIPSIGMKREPPQVGENLYKYDELGKPFDSIKPLFQYPGFPTEGNPFEGRESRKSFLRTTRLIVPEKVPSGDKTYTCDKCARSFRYSSELIRHEKTHTAEKCFECQECRQAFKYFSNLRRHLKTHGGEKPFECSQCGKTFTRNFNLILHQRNHMGEKPYSCKDCGKAFTQPSSLRSHMRTHTGEKPFECGHCGKTFREHSSLKTHVRTHTREKPYQCNHCGKPFRTSTNLNVHKRIHTGEKLYECATCGQVLSRLSTLKSHMRIHTGEKPYPCPECGRAFGEPSSLRKHARTHTGKKPYVCPQCGRAFGQSSHLIVHVRTHTTGRPYECTQCDKAFRHSSSLSVHKRIHARGENVRTDNLPLSVSLPMEGPLADELPVSTD
- the ZNF333 gene encoding zinc finger protein 333 isoform X1 — protein: MESVTLEDVAMELIQEWTLLDDAGRNLCRHVLQDNCRTPAPRAGTPPCKASLVSQVEPREELKAAEHGVLCATGVDWESQFTPKEPTSLQDISEENSSYNLQMGPELDLKIEIKSEMEEEVMPPAPEDWSALQQSSEYAVGLGSGLPGGPQPLPRRPKVQDMSGLKVAVQMQRVATLEPALGLPRLWRAGGAALSAQGPAWLQKGSIEEEAMTPGGLTTYPQEPVTFADVAVLFTPEEWLFLDSAQKSLYRDVMLENYRNLASVGDQLCKTRMSSHLEQREELCVTERGIFPGAHLGPHFQHQDSIPNQDILAAIPSIGMKREPPQVGENLYKYDELGKPFDSIKPLFQYPGFPTEGNPFEGRESRKSFLRTTRLIVPEKVPSGDKTYTCDKCARSFRYSSELIRHEKTHTAEKCFECQECRQAFKYFSNLRRHLKTHGGEKPFECSQCGKTFTRNFNLILHQRNHMGEKPYSCKDCGKAFTQPSSLRSHMRTHTGEKPFECGHCGKTFREHSSLKTHVRTHTREKPYQCNHCGKPFRTSTNLNVHKRIHTGEKLYECATCGQVLSRLSTLKSHMRIHTGEKPYPCPECGRAFGEPSSLRKHARTHTGKKPYVCPQCGRAFGQSSHLIVHVRTHTTGRPYECTQCDKAFRHSSSLSVHKRIHARGENVRTDNLPLSVSLPMEGPLADELPVSTD
- the ZNF333 gene encoding zinc finger protein 333 isoform X3 is translated as MESVTLEDVAMELIQEWTLLDDAGRNLCRHVLQDNCRTPAPRAAGTPPCKASLVSQVEPREELKAAEHGVLCATGVDWESQFTPKEPTSLQDISEENSSYNLQMGPELDLKIEIKSEMEEEVMPPAPEDWSALQQSSEYAVGLGSGLPGGPQPLPRRPKVQDMSGLKVAVQMQRVATLEPALGLPRLWRAGGAALSAQGPAWLQKGSIEEEAMTPGGLTTYPQEPVTFADVAVLFTPEEWLFLDSAQKSLYRDVMLENYRNLASVGDQLCKTRMSSHLEQREELCVTERGIFPGAHLGPHFQHQDSIPNQDILAAIPSIGMKREPPQVGENLYKYDELGKPFDSIKPLFQYPGFPTEGNPFEGRESRKSFLRTTRLIVPEKVPSGDKTYTCDKCARSFRYSSELIRHEKTHTAEKCFECQECRQAFKYFSNLRRHLKTHGGEKPFECSQCGKTFTRNFNLILHQRNHMGEKPYSCKDCGKAFTQPSSLRSHMRTHTGEKPFECGHCGKTFREHSSLKTHVRTHTREKPYQCNHCGKPFRTSTNLNVHKRIHTGEKLYECATCGQVLSRLSTLKSHMRIHTGEKPYPCPECGRAFGEPSSLRKHARTHTGKKPYVCPQCGRAFGQSSHLIVHVRTHTTGRPYECTQCDKAFRHSSSLSVHKRIHARGENVRTDNLPLSVSLPMEGPLADELPVSTD
- the ZNF333 gene encoding zinc finger protein 333 isoform X4, with product MELIQEWTLLDDAGRNLCRHVLQDNCRTPAPRAAGTPPCKASLVSQVEPREELKAAEHGVLCATGVDWESQFTPKEPTSLQDISEENSSYNLQMGPELDLKIEIKSEMEEEVMPPAPEDWSALQQSSEYAVGLGSGLPGGPQPLPRRPKVQDMSGLKVAVQMQRVATLEPALGLPRLWRAGGAALSAQGPAWLQKGSIEEEAMTPGGLTTYPQEPVTFADVAVLFTPEEWLFLDSAQKSLYRDVMLENYRNLASVGDQLCKTRMSSHLEQREELCVTERGIFPGAHLGPHFQHQDSIPNQDILAAIPSIGMKREPPQVGENLYKYDELGKPFDSIKPLFQYPGFPTEGNPFEGRESRKSFLRTTRLIVPEKVPSGDKTYTCDKCARSFRYSSELIRHEKTHTAEKCFECQECRQAFKYFSNLRRHLKTHGGEKPFECSQCGKTFTRNFNLILHQRNHMGEKPYSCKDCGKAFTQPSSLRSHMRTHTGEKPFECGHCGKTFREHSSLKTHVRTHTREKPYQCNHCGKPFRTSTNLNVHKRIHTGEKLYECATCGQVLSRLSTLKSHMRIHTGEKPYPCPECGRAFGEPSSLRKHARTHTGKKPYVCPQCGRAFGQSSHLIVHVRTHTTGRPYECTQCDKAFRHSSSLSVHKRIHARGENVRTDNLPLSVSLPMEGPLADELPVSTD